One Penaeus monodon isolate SGIC_2016 chromosome 34, NSTDA_Pmon_1, whole genome shotgun sequence DNA segment encodes these proteins:
- the LOC119594577 gene encoding LOW QUALITY PROTEIN: PR domain zinc finger protein 8-like (The sequence of the model RefSeq protein was modified relative to this genomic sequence to represent the inferred CDS: inserted 1 base in 1 codon) gives MIMDALKGAREGTSPHTSPAKRTFDVAFLTGARDHALXXXXXXXXXXXPKVSRVAEHKAXSPPARASSSPAPSSPPREDAAPGSAFTKVTRSQGSPPPPPPPFSAASTLDALSSAWPPVSASFSAVSSLLGSTKSLAPLLAAPGLLPPGLAPFLPPAAAPDRLNNNLVEEYLKSQHQLLDAKASGADLSAGEALSRLRSSMYPADPYKLPFSSLSYPLSAPPHAEAAKLSXXXXXXXXXPFVPQPSVSAMMPPSLTSLALSTQNVCAKCNISFRMTSDLVYHMRSQHKREPDPYKKRRNEKLKCSYCGESFRERHHLTRHMSAHQDRDEEAEAK, from the exons ATGATCATGGATGCACTGAAAGGCGCTCGCGAGGGCACGAGTCCTCACACCTCCCCCGCCAAACGCACCTTCGACGTGGCCTTCCTGACGGGCGCCCGCGACCACGCCCTCGANNNNNNNNNNNNNNNNNNNNNNNNNNNNNNGCCCAAGGTGAGCCGCGTCGCCGAGCACAAGG CTTCGCCGCCGGCCAGGGCCTCGTCGTCGCCGGCGCCCTCGTCGCCGCCCCGCGAGGACGCCGCACCCGGCAGCGCCTTCACCAAGGTCACCAGATCGCAgggctcgccgccgccgccgccgccgcccttcaGCGCCGCCTCCACGCTCGACGCACTCAGCTCCGCCTGGCCGCCCGTGTCCGCCTCCTTCAGTGCCGTCAGCTCTCTCCTGGGCAGCACCAAGTCGCTGGCGCCCCTGCTGGCCGCCCCGGGGCTCCTCCCCCCCGGCCTGGCGCCCTTCCTGCCGCCCGCCGCCGCGCCCGACCGCCTCAACAACAACCTGGTGGAGGAGTACCTCAAGTCGCAGCACCAGCTCCTCGACGCCAAGGCCTCGGGCGCGGACCTGTCTGCCGGCGAGGCCCTGTCGCGCCTGCGCTCCTCCATGTACCCGGCCGACCCCTACAAGCTGCCCTTCTCGTCGCTCAGCTACCCGCTGTCGGCGCCGCCCCACGCCGAGGCGGCCAAGCTCAGCTNNNNNNNNNNNNNNNNNNNNNNNNNNCCCTTCGTGCCGCAGCCGTCCGTGTCCGCCATGATGCCCCCGAGCCTGACGTCGCTGGCGCTGTCGACGCAGAACGTGTGCGCCAAGTGCAACATCTCGTTCCGCATGACCTCCGACCTGGTGTACCACATGCGGTCGCAGCACAAGCGCGAGCCAGACCCCTACAAGAAGCGCCGCAACGAGAAGCTCAAGTGCAGCTACTGCGGCGAGAGCTTCCGCGAGCGCCACCACCTCACGCGCCACATGAGCGCCCACCAGGACCGCGACGAGGAGGCTGAGGCCAAGTGA